One genomic segment of Rhizobium gallicum bv. gallicum R602sp includes these proteins:
- a CDS encoding GNAT family N-acetyltransferase, which translates to MDFEPSVMRQSPLAASVVLPKKKGIPLRPYKIRRLDRNDASSFREIRLEALANHPEAFGASWEEEQSQSEAHFADRLENGLVIGGLFDDGMLAGTIGVSKSKGIKTQHIGSIWGMYVRQTLRGTGLSRLLLSAAVDEVGTLLRSLRLSVVSSNVPAIRLYKSVGFEEWAVEVEALKVGETYYDEILMRLELGPR; encoded by the coding sequence GTGGATTTTGAGCCAAGCGTCATGCGGCAGTCACCGTTAGCTGCTTCGGTCGTCCTTCCAAAAAAGAAAGGTATACCTTTGCGCCCATACAAGATTCGCCGCCTCGACCGGAATGATGCGTCGTCTTTTAGGGAAATTCGCCTGGAGGCTCTCGCGAACCATCCAGAGGCATTTGGCGCGTCATGGGAAGAAGAGCAGAGCCAATCGGAGGCCCATTTCGCTGATAGGCTCGAGAACGGTCTTGTGATCGGAGGGCTCTTCGATGACGGAATGCTGGCCGGAACGATTGGTGTGTCGAAATCCAAGGGCATCAAGACGCAACATATTGGATCGATCTGGGGCATGTATGTCCGCCAAACGTTGCGGGGCACAGGGCTCTCACGCTTACTGCTGAGTGCTGCCGTCGACGAAGTTGGCACGCTTTTACGCTCGCTCCGGCTCAGCGTCGTGTCGTCCAACGTTCCGGCCATCCGGCTTTACAAATCCGTAGGTTTTGAAGAATGGGCCGTCGAGGTCGAAGCTCTAAAGGTGGGCGAAACTTATTATGATGAAATTCTCATGCGGCTGGAACTAGGCCCGCGTTAG
- a CDS encoding NADP-dependent malic enzyme — translation MDHQEKSKTEKNETGGNLDEQALFFHRYPRPGKLEIQAIKPLGNQRDLALAYSPGVAAPCLAIRDNPETAADYTSRANLVAVISNGTAVLGLGNIGPLASKPVMEGKAVLFKKFAGIDVFDVEIEAPTVDQMVSTIASLEPTFGGINLEDIKAPECFEVERQLRGKMKIPVFHDDQHGTAIIVAAAILNGLELAGKKIEDVKIVASGAGAAALACLNLLVTLGAKRENIWVHDIEGLVYEGRTELMDEWKAVYAQKSKMRTLADNIGGADVFLGLSAAGVLKPDLLSQMADKPLIMALANPTPEIMPDLARAARPDAMICTGRSDFPNQVNNVLCFPYIFRGALDCGATAINEEMKMAAVEAIAGLAREEVSDVAARAYSGETPVFGPNYLIPSPFDPRLILRIAPAVAKAAAETGVASRPIADFDAYLDQLNRFVWRSGFVMKPIFTSAKLSEKKRVIFAEGEDERVLRAAQVLLEEKTGEPILIGRPSVIEARLKRFGIRIRPNIDFAVVNPEDDPRYRDYVEDYFALVGRAGINPEAARTIVRTNNTVIGALSVKRGEADALICGVEGRFDRHLKDVGQIIGKRPGACTFAGLSLLITQKGPVFFADTFVNYNPTHEEIAEIAVLAAQEVRRFGITPKAALICHSNFGSRNSESARKMRDALQLVREQAPDLEVDGEMQAGSALSEALRKRAMPDSSLAGEANLLLFPNLDAANISLGLVRTMMDALHVGPILLGTAQPAHILSTSVTSRGVVNMAALAVVEASQPA, via the coding sequence ATGGATCATCAGGAAAAATCCAAGACGGAGAAGAACGAGACGGGCGGAAACCTCGACGAACAGGCGCTTTTCTTCCATCGTTATCCCCGTCCCGGCAAACTTGAAATCCAGGCGATCAAGCCGCTCGGCAACCAGCGCGACCTGGCACTCGCCTATTCGCCCGGCGTCGCAGCACCTTGCCTTGCGATCCGTGACAATCCGGAGACGGCGGCCGATTATACCTCGCGCGCCAATCTCGTCGCCGTCATCTCCAACGGCACAGCGGTTCTCGGCCTCGGTAATATCGGCCCGCTCGCCTCCAAGCCCGTCATGGAAGGCAAGGCCGTTCTCTTCAAGAAATTTGCAGGCATCGACGTCTTCGACGTCGAAATCGAGGCCCCCACTGTCGACCAGATGGTCTCCACCATCGCCTCGCTAGAGCCGACATTCGGCGGCATCAATCTCGAGGACATCAAGGCGCCGGAATGCTTCGAGGTCGAGCGCCAGCTTCGCGGCAAGATGAAGATCCCGGTCTTCCATGACGACCAGCACGGCACGGCCATCATCGTCGCCGCCGCGATCCTTAACGGACTGGAACTTGCCGGCAAGAAGATCGAGGATGTGAAGATCGTCGCCTCCGGCGCGGGTGCCGCAGCACTCGCCTGCCTCAACCTCCTGGTGACGCTCGGCGCGAAGCGCGAAAACATCTGGGTCCACGATATCGAAGGCCTCGTCTATGAAGGCCGCACCGAGCTGATGGACGAATGGAAGGCTGTCTATGCGCAGAAAAGTAAGATGCGTACGCTCGCCGACAATATCGGCGGCGCCGATGTTTTCCTTGGCCTTTCGGCTGCCGGCGTCCTGAAGCCCGACCTCCTGTCACAGATGGCGGACAAGCCGCTCATCATGGCTCTCGCCAATCCGACTCCTGAAATCATGCCGGACCTCGCGCGTGCCGCCCGCCCGGACGCAATGATCTGCACCGGCCGCTCGGACTTCCCGAACCAGGTGAATAACGTCCTCTGCTTCCCCTATATCTTCCGCGGCGCGCTCGATTGCGGCGCCACCGCCATCAACGAAGAAATGAAGATGGCGGCCGTCGAGGCCATCGCGGGGCTTGCCCGCGAGGAAGTGTCGGACGTCGCGGCGCGCGCGTATTCCGGCGAGACGCCTGTCTTCGGTCCGAATTACCTCATTCCTTCGCCCTTCGATCCGCGTCTCATCCTGCGCATCGCGCCGGCTGTCGCCAAGGCCGCCGCCGAGACGGGCGTCGCGTCGCGGCCGATTGCCGATTTCGACGCCTATCTCGATCAGTTGAACCGCTTCGTTTGGCGTTCGGGCTTCGTCATGAAGCCGATCTTTACCAGCGCCAAGCTTTCCGAGAAGAAACGTGTCATCTTCGCGGAGGGAGAAGACGAGCGCGTCCTGCGCGCGGCTCAGGTTCTGCTGGAGGAAAAGACCGGCGAGCCGATTCTGATCGGCCGCCCCTCGGTCATCGAGGCTCGCCTCAAGCGGTTCGGCATCCGCATTCGCCCAAACATCGATTTCGCCGTGGTGAATCCCGAAGACGATCCGCGCTACCGCGACTATGTCGAAGACTACTTCGCCCTCGTCGGCCGCGCCGGCATCAATCCGGAAGCCGCCCGCACGATCGTGCGCACCAACAACACGGTTATTGGCGCCTTGTCGGTGAAACGCGGCGAGGCGGATGCCCTCATCTGCGGCGTGGAAGGCCGCTTCGACCGCCACCTGAAAGACGTCGGCCAAATCATCGGCAAGCGACCAGGTGCCTGCACCTTCGCCGGTCTCAGCCTTTTGATCACCCAGAAAGGACCGGTCTTCTTCGCCGATACCTTCGTGAACTACAATCCGACACATGAGGAAATCGCCGAGATCGCCGTTCTCGCAGCCCAGGAGGTTCGCCGCTTCGGCATCACGCCGAAGGCCGCGCTGATCTGCCATTCGAATTTCGGCTCCCGAAACTCCGAGAGCGCACGCAAGATGCGCGATGCCCTGCAGCTCGTGCGCGAACAAGCCCCCGATCTGGAGGTCGATGGTGAAATGCAAGCCGGTTCTGCACTGTCGGAAGCGCTGCGCAAGCGCGCCATGCCGGATAGTTCGCTTGCCGGCGAAGCCAACTTATTGCTCTTCCCGAACCTCGATGCCGCAAACATCTCGCTCGGCCTCGTCCGCACCATGATGGATGCGCTCCATGTCGGCCCGATTCTGCTGGGGACTGCACAGCCTGCGCATATCCTGTCGACTTCGGTCACCTCGCGCGGAGTGGTCAACATGGCCGCGCTTGCCGTTGTGGAGGCTTCTCAGCCGGCGTAA
- the bluB gene encoding 5,6-dimethylbenzimidazole synthase: MQLDPFAPALVPAGEFSEHDRASVYRAIETRRDVRDQFLPDPLPDDLVSRLLGAAHAAPSVGFMQPWNFIVIRDPKVRQAAWQAFSRANKEAAEMFEEERRDMYRSLKLEGIRKAPLSICVTCDPDRAGPVVIGRTHNPRTDVYSTVCAVQNLWLAARAEGIGVGWVSIFHDADIRELLGIPERIEIVAWLCVGYVDQLYHAPELAVKGWRQRLPLEELVFCDRWGSQ; the protein is encoded by the coding sequence ATGCAACTCGATCCTTTCGCCCCCGCCCTGGTTCCGGCCGGCGAGTTCTCCGAACACGACCGGGCCTCGGTCTATAGAGCCATCGAAACGCGCCGCGACGTGCGCGACCAGTTTTTGCCCGATCCTCTGCCCGACGATCTGGTGTCGCGGCTGCTTGGGGCGGCCCATGCCGCGCCGTCGGTCGGTTTCATGCAGCCGTGGAATTTCATCGTGATCCGCGATCCGAAGGTGCGCCAGGCCGCGTGGCAGGCGTTTTCGCGCGCCAACAAGGAAGCGGCCGAGATGTTTGAAGAGGAGCGGCGGGATATGTACAGAAGCCTCAAGCTCGAAGGCATCCGCAAGGCACCGCTCAGCATCTGTGTCACCTGCGATCCGGACAGGGCAGGGCCGGTGGTCATCGGCCGCACCCACAATCCGCGTACAGATGTCTATTCGACCGTCTGCGCCGTGCAGAACCTGTGGCTTGCCGCCCGGGCCGAAGGCATCGGGGTCGGCTGGGTCAGCATCTTCCACGATGCGGATATTCGGGAACTGCTCGGCATTCCGGAGCGGATCGAGATCGTCGCCTGGCTTTGCGTCGGTTATGTCGATCAGCTTTACCACGCGCCGGAACTGGCCGTGAAAGGCTGGCGACAGCGCCTGCCGCTGGAAGAACTGGTCTTCTGCGACCGATGGGGAAGCCAGTAA
- a CDS encoding UDP-2,3-diacylglucosamine diphosphatase, with protein sequence MDTRHFRTLFISDVHLGSKAAKADFLLDFLRYHDADTIFLVGDIVDGWRLKRSWYWPQVCNDVVQKLLRKARKGTRVVYIPGNHDEFLRDFPGMHFGGIEVAERVMHDGADGKKYLILHGDEFDVVVRNARLLAYLGDWAYDTAIKINVVLAAIRRRMGMPYWSFSAWAKLQVKHAVNFIGEFQRVVADEARKHGADGVICGHIHHAVIEDMDGVRYINTGDWVESCTAIAEHEDGTFELITWSTIADAQAIPLAIEHRDSELEPQAA encoded by the coding sequence ATGGATACTCGACACTTCCGTACTCTGTTCATTTCCGATGTGCATCTCGGCTCGAAGGCGGCGAAGGCGGACTTCCTCCTCGATTTTCTCCGCTACCACGACGCCGATACGATATTCCTCGTCGGCGACATCGTCGACGGCTGGCGACTGAAGCGCAGCTGGTACTGGCCGCAGGTCTGCAACGACGTCGTGCAGAAGCTGCTGCGCAAGGCGCGCAAGGGCACGCGGGTCGTCTATATCCCTGGCAATCACGACGAATTCCTGCGCGACTTCCCCGGCATGCATTTCGGCGGCATCGAAGTCGCCGAGCGCGTGATGCATGACGGGGCGGACGGCAAGAAGTACCTGATCCTGCATGGAGACGAATTCGATGTCGTCGTCCGCAATGCCCGCCTGCTCGCCTATCTCGGGGACTGGGCCTACGACACGGCCATCAAGATCAACGTCGTTCTGGCCGCGATCCGCCGCCGCATGGGCATGCCCTATTGGTCTTTCTCCGCCTGGGCAAAGCTACAGGTGAAGCATGCCGTCAATTTCATCGGCGAGTTCCAGCGCGTCGTGGCCGACGAAGCCCGCAAGCATGGCGCCGACGGCGTCATCTGCGGCCATATCCACCATGCCGTGATCGAGGACATGGACGGCGTGCGCTATATCAACACCGGTGACTGGGTGGAGAGCTGTACGGCGATCGCCGAGCATGAGGACGGCACGTTCGAGCTCATCACCTGGAGCACGATAGCCGACGCTCAAGCCATCCCGCTGGCGATCGAGCACCGCGACAGCGAACTCGAGCCGCAGGCCGCCTGA
- a CDS encoding NAD+ synthase, translating to MTQESAPLNTLQIAVAQLNPTVGDVAGNLAKAREARADAARQGAHLLLLTELFISGYPPEDLVLKPAFLRACQKAVEDLAADTADGGPGVIVGFPRQGKTGRHNSVAVLDGGQILVLRDKIDLPNYGEFDEKRVFSEGSMPGPVNFRGVRIGVPICEEIWNDLGVCETLAESGAEILLVPNGSPYYRGKVDVRHQVALKQVIETGLPLIFANQLGGQDELVFDGASFAFNGDKSLAFQMSQFETALAVTTWKRGENGWRCSEGPMSRIPEPDEADYRACLVGFRDYVNKNGFKNVVLGLSGGIDSAICAAIAVDALGEERVRTVMLPYRYTSTDSLKDAADCAKALGCRYDIVPIEEPVKGFASALSPLFEGTDSGITEENLQSRARGTILMAISNKFGSMVVTTGNKSEMSVGYATLYGDMNGGFNPIKDLYKMQVYALSRWRNGHVPPDALGPSGEVIPQNIIDKAPSAELRPDQTDQDSLPPYPVLDDILECLVEKEMAVEEILARGHDVATVHRVEHLLYLAEYKRRQSAPGVKITKKNFGRDRRYPITNRFRDR from the coding sequence ATGACACAGGAAAGCGCTCCTTTGAATACACTCCAGATTGCCGTTGCCCAGTTGAACCCGACAGTCGGCGATGTCGCCGGAAACCTTGCCAAAGCCCGTGAGGCACGCGCCGATGCGGCCCGCCAAGGCGCGCATCTGCTGCTTCTGACGGAGCTTTTCATTTCCGGTTATCCACCGGAAGACCTCGTGCTGAAACCGGCCTTTCTAAGGGCCTGCCAGAAGGCGGTCGAGGACCTCGCGGCCGATACCGCTGACGGCGGTCCCGGCGTCATCGTCGGCTTCCCGCGGCAGGGAAAGACGGGGCGGCATAACTCGGTTGCAGTTCTCGACGGCGGCCAGATCCTGGTGCTGCGCGACAAGATCGACCTGCCGAACTACGGCGAGTTCGACGAGAAGCGCGTCTTTTCCGAAGGATCGATGCCGGGGCCGGTGAATTTCCGCGGCGTGCGGATCGGCGTGCCGATCTGTGAAGAAATCTGGAACGATCTCGGCGTCTGCGAGACACTCGCCGAAAGTGGTGCCGAAATCCTGCTGGTGCCGAACGGTTCACCCTATTATCGCGGAAAGGTGGACGTGCGCCATCAGGTGGCGCTCAAGCAGGTGATCGAAACCGGCCTGCCCCTAATCTTCGCCAACCAGCTCGGCGGCCAGGACGAACTCGTCTTCGACGGTGCGAGTTTCGCCTTCAACGGCGACAAATCGCTGGCCTTCCAGATGAGCCAGTTCGAAACCGCGCTGGCGGTGACGACCTGGAAGCGCGGCGAAAACGGCTGGCGCTGTAGCGAAGGCCCGATGTCTCGTATTCCCGAGCCCGACGAGGCCGACTATCGCGCCTGCCTGGTCGGTTTCCGCGATTATGTGAATAAGAACGGCTTCAAGAATGTCGTCCTCGGCCTCTCCGGCGGCATCGACTCGGCGATCTGCGCGGCGATCGCCGTCGATGCTCTCGGCGAGGAGCGCGTGCGAACCGTGATGCTGCCGTATCGCTACACGTCAACCGATTCGCTGAAGGATGCGGCCGACTGTGCCAAGGCGCTCGGATGCCGCTACGACATCGTGCCGATCGAGGAGCCGGTGAAAGGCTTCGCCTCGGCGCTCTCGCCGCTGTTCGAAGGAACCGATAGCGGCATTACCGAGGAGAACTTGCAGAGCCGGGCGCGCGGCACGATCCTGATGGCGATTTCCAACAAGTTCGGTTCCATGGTGGTCACGACCGGCAACAAGTCGGAAATGTCGGTTGGATATGCGACGCTCTACGGCGACATGAATGGCGGCTTCAATCCGATCAAGGACCTCTATAAAATGCAGGTCTATGCGCTGTCGCGCTGGCGCAATGGTCATGTGCCGCCGGACGCGCTGGGGCCGTCCGGCGAGGTGATCCCGCAAAACATCATCGACAAGGCGCCGTCCGCCGAGCTTCGCCCGGACCAGACGGACCAGGATTCGCTGCCGCCTTATCCGGTGCTCGACGACATCCTCGAATGCCTCGTCGAGAAGGAGATGGCTGTCGAGGAGATCCTCGCGCGGGGGCATGATGTGGCGACCGTCCACCGCGTCGAGCATTTGCTCTATCTCGCCGAATACAAGCGCCGGCAGTCGGCTCCGGGCGTGAAGATCACCAAGAAGAACTTTGGGCGTGATCGCCGCTACCCGATCACCAACCGGTTCCGCGACCGGTAA
- a CDS encoding TolB family protein, with protein sequence MRSSVEIYNIRSGESRIVVQTEKLIEAPNFSPDGAYMLLNGDGLLYRLRPDGSGGLQLVDTDFATQCNNDHGISPDGTQIVISDKTEFGKSAIYVLPAAGGTPRLITDNLPSYWHGWSPSGKELAYCGIRDDAFDIYTISVDGGPEKRLTHGEGRNDGPDYSADGKWIYFNSSRTGLMQIWRIHPDGTGLAQVTHDNYGNWFAHPSPKNDKVLILSYDPEVFDHPRDLDVRLRLMDMDGSNPTTLFELFGGQGTINVPCWSPDGDEFAYVRYFPET encoded by the coding sequence ATGCGCAGTTCGGTCGAGATCTATAATATCCGCTCCGGGGAAAGCCGGATTGTCGTCCAGACGGAAAAGCTGATCGAGGCGCCGAACTTTTCGCCTGATGGCGCCTATATGCTGTTGAATGGCGACGGGTTGCTCTACCGGCTGCGGCCGGACGGCTCCGGCGGCCTCCAGCTTGTCGATACGGATTTTGCGACGCAGTGCAATAACGATCACGGCATTTCGCCGGACGGGACACAAATTGTCATTTCCGACAAGACGGAATTCGGCAAGTCGGCGATCTATGTCTTGCCGGCGGCTGGCGGGACGCCGCGGCTGATCACCGACAATCTTCCCTCCTATTGGCACGGCTGGTCGCCGAGCGGCAAGGAGCTTGCCTATTGCGGCATTCGCGACGACGCCTTCGACATTTATACGATTTCCGTCGATGGTGGCCCCGAAAAGCGGCTGACGCATGGCGAGGGGCGAAACGACGGGCCCGATTATTCGGCTGACGGGAAATGGATCTACTTCAACTCCAGCCGCACCGGTCTCATGCAGATCTGGCGCATCCATCCGGATGGAACCGGCCTGGCGCAGGTGACGCACGACAACTATGGCAACTGGTTTGCGCATCCTTCACCGAAGAACGACAAGGTGCTGATCCTTTCCTACGATCCGGAGGTCTTCGATCATCCGCGCGACCTTGATGTGCGGCTGCGGCTGATGGACATGGACGGCAGCAACCCGACTACGCTGTTCGAGCTCTTCGGCGGGCAGGGCACGATCAATGTACCCTGCTGGTCACCGGATGGCGACGAATTTGCCTATGTACGTTACTTCCCGGAGACTTGA
- a CDS encoding DUF1003 domain-containing protein, with amino-acid sequence MHSISNFVHLHFDRPTEELGDIEKRVLRRTHERKVISTDVNEAFAAEATFGARVADGIARIGGSWSFIIAFLAFLAIWAAINTIVLATRAFDPYPFVFLNLILSMLAAIQAPIIMMSQNRQTERDRFEAAKDYEVNLKAELEVLSLHQKIDMQVVTELAALREEVGRLNASLAAKGA; translated from the coding sequence ATGCATAGTATTTCGAATTTCGTTCACCTGCATTTCGACAGGCCGACCGAGGAACTCGGCGACATCGAAAAACGCGTCCTCAGGAGGACACACGAACGCAAGGTCATCTCGACCGACGTCAACGAAGCCTTTGCCGCGGAGGCGACTTTCGGAGCGCGCGTCGCTGACGGTATCGCAAGGATCGGCGGCTCCTGGTCCTTTATCATCGCCTTCCTCGCTTTCCTCGCGATCTGGGCGGCAATCAATACGATTGTGCTGGCAACCCGCGCCTTCGACCCCTACCCCTTCGTCTTCCTGAACCTGATCCTCTCCATGCTCGCCGCAATCCAGGCGCCGATCATTATGATGTCGCAGAACCGGCAGACCGAGCGCGACCGCTTCGAAGCAGCCAAGGATTATGAAGTAAATCTCAAGGCCGAGCTCGAGGTCCTGTCGCTGCACCAGAAAATCGACATGCAGGTCGTGACCGAACTCGCTGCACTGCGCGAAGAGGTCGGGCGCCTGAACGCTTCGCTGGCCGCGAAAGGGGCCTAA
- a CDS encoding LTA synthase family protein has protein sequence MIPLIMKSVPARKAALLSAGFGSSIQSPGARAAIGIVFSFSLAFLSVVAVEWIARGTLIDVGEFLTSTVRPGMTTVAMLTIVMLTLDAVFGRRYQSALVLIPLFLIPAFVSNQKQHFLSDPFYPSDVLFTRQIMELLPVMVRDRPWTATALLVGIVLFTAGIVFAWRYAWQNFPKLSRQARLRHLCLGLPVIAAFASLMDYSQYSYIRDRLQVVPMMWDQKENYRSNGFILAFLFNIPMADVAAPAGLNADALDAIPSRNYGYLTGPEEKPDIIMLMSESFWDPTRFKNLSFSADPMPNVRAAQSGYVFSPEFGGMTANVEFEALTGFSNAFLPYGSIPYQQYVRSDVPSLATFFRGEGYIARALHPFSGWFWNRNQVYKDFGFEEFRTEETMPPMEKRGIFASDDSLMKEIMREGDGLDKPFFFFAVTLQGHGPYEPYRYARNTIGIRGNIPEADRATLATYTQGVKEADDSLKTLMDWASKRERETIIVLWGDHLPPLGNVYMSAGYMADQVATRRAPLDVMKREHETPLVIWSNKKGVKEDVGTISPSLISYSLLKFAGFEHPFYTGFLGRVQKKYDIIDRYQLAARNNKATPDWVRDRKKLDPLVRDYGYLQHDIMFGKARTLERFFPKHGLLAEGYQGH, from the coding sequence TTGATCCCGTTGATAATGAAGTCCGTACCGGCCAGAAAAGCAGCACTGCTTTCCGCCGGTTTCGGGTCGAGTATACAGTCTCCGGGAGCGCGCGCGGCAATCGGCATCGTATTTTCGTTTTCTCTCGCTTTCCTCAGCGTTGTCGCCGTCGAGTGGATTGCGCGCGGCACGTTGATCGATGTCGGCGAGTTCCTGACATCGACGGTCAGGCCCGGCATGACGACCGTCGCCATGCTGACGATCGTGATGTTGACCCTCGATGCCGTATTTGGACGGCGCTACCAATCGGCATTGGTATTGATCCCGCTTTTCCTGATCCCCGCCTTTGTCTCCAATCAAAAGCAGCACTTTCTCTCCGACCCCTTCTATCCGTCCGACGTGCTGTTTACCCGTCAGATTATGGAACTGCTGCCGGTCATGGTGCGAGACAGGCCGTGGACCGCCACAGCACTTCTCGTCGGCATCGTGCTTTTCACCGCAGGCATCGTTTTCGCATGGCGTTATGCCTGGCAGAATTTCCCGAAACTCTCCCGCCAGGCTCGCCTGCGCCACCTTTGTCTCGGGCTGCCGGTGATAGCGGCTTTCGCGTCGCTCATGGACTATTCGCAATATTCCTACATTCGCGACCGCCTGCAGGTGGTGCCGATGATGTGGGACCAGAAGGAGAACTACCGCAGCAACGGCTTCATACTGGCCTTCCTCTTCAACATCCCGATGGCCGATGTCGCAGCGCCCGCCGGTCTCAACGCCGATGCGCTCGACGCGATCCCCTCGCGCAACTACGGCTATCTAACAGGCCCGGAAGAAAAGCCGGACATCATCATGCTGATGAGTGAGTCCTTTTGGGATCCGACGAGGTTCAAAAACCTCTCCTTCAGCGCCGATCCGATGCCGAACGTCCGCGCCGCGCAGTCCGGCTACGTCTTCTCGCCGGAATTCGGCGGCATGACCGCCAATGTCGAATTCGAGGCACTGACCGGCTTCTCGAACGCCTTCCTGCCTTATGGCAGCATTCCTTACCAGCAATATGTCCGCAGCGACGTGCCCTCGCTTGCTACCTTCTTCCGCGGCGAAGGCTACATCGCCCGCGCCCTGCACCCCTTCAGCGGCTGGTTCTGGAACCGAAACCAGGTCTACAAGGATTTCGGTTTCGAGGAGTTCCGGACCGAAGAAACGATGCCGCCGATGGAAAAGCGCGGCATCTTCGCCTCCGACGATTCTCTGATGAAGGAGATCATGCGTGAGGGCGACGGCCTCGATAAGCCGTTCTTCTTCTTCGCTGTCACCTTGCAGGGACATGGTCCCTACGAGCCGTATCGCTATGCACGCAACACGATCGGCATCCGCGGCAACATTCCGGAGGCCGATCGTGCGACGCTTGCGACCTATACGCAGGGCGTGAAGGAAGCTGACGACAGTCTCAAGACGCTGATGGATTGGGCCTCGAAGCGTGAGCGCGAAACGATCATCGTCCTTTGGGGCGATCACCTGCCGCCGCTCGGCAACGTCTATATGAGCGCCGGCTACATGGCGGACCAGGTCGCGACCCGCAGGGCGCCGCTCGACGTGATGAAGCGCGAGCATGAAACGCCGCTGGTCATCTGGTCGAACAAGAAGGGCGTGAAGGAGGACGTCGGCACGATCAGCCCGTCGCTGATCTCCTACAGCCTCCTCAAATTTGCCGGTTTCGAGCATCCCTTCTACACCGGTTTCCTCGGCCGCGTGCAGAAGAAATACGACATCATCGACCGTTACCAACTGGCGGCGCGCAACAACAAGGCGACGCCGGACTGGGTGCGCGACCGCAAAAAGCTCGATCCTCTTGTGCGTGATTACGGCTACCTGCAGCACGACATCATGTTCGGCAAGGCGCGGACGCTAGAGCGCTTTTTCCCAAAACACGGCCTGCTTGCCGAGGGATACCAGGGCCATTGA
- a CDS encoding DUF2865 domain-containing protein, with product MKRRNLTLAILLALAAPAAAQTHAFCDDLRGRIADLPHVIGNGPEVRQYASAIAEQNLELRKVRNDLRVYGCSMDSMVVIGGENAHYCSELQQSEARMVDNIRYLQERRNDLRNQGGADYRVRRELMAALEDNGCNDELDYAPDLQAYAPGPSPEEQAMRSDTFIPLGEGEQGDLQYGVPRGELMSHVSTMCVRTCDGGFFPITTNATSIDFNRDAATCSKMCPGIETELFYQDISNTEAANMISASTGAPYSAMQNAFAYKNRAPGQKSPCSCNLSAYYENMRKNQAIIDPPRKGSITNIKTKPRSGAASTPAPQPQVPDRPYDPANSKVRQVGPQFLAGDQGAIDLKNPATPGPQPQQN from the coding sequence GTGAAACGCCGAAACCTGACCCTTGCGATCCTGCTTGCCTTGGCCGCACCTGCTGCCGCGCAGACGCATGCGTTCTGCGACGACCTGCGCGGCCGCATTGCCGATCTGCCCCATGTCATCGGCAACGGCCCCGAAGTCCGCCAATATGCGAGCGCGATCGCCGAGCAGAATCTCGAGCTTCGTAAAGTCCGCAACGACCTTCGCGTCTACGGCTGCTCGATGGACAGCATGGTCGTGATCGGCGGCGAGAATGCGCATTATTGCAGCGAGCTGCAGCAATCCGAGGCGCGCATGGTCGACAACATTCGATACCTGCAGGAGCGGCGCAACGACCTGCGTAATCAGGGCGGCGCCGATTATCGCGTGCGCCGCGAGCTGATGGCGGCGCTCGAAGACAACGGCTGCAACGACGAGCTCGACTATGCCCCGGATCTGCAGGCCTATGCGCCGGGACCAAGTCCCGAAGAACAGGCGATGCGGAGCGATACCTTCATTCCGCTTGGAGAAGGCGAACAGGGCGACTTACAATATGGCGTGCCGCGCGGTGAGCTCATGTCGCATGTCAGCACCATGTGCGTGCGCACCTGCGACGGCGGCTTCTTCCCGATCACCACGAATGCAACATCGATCGATTTCAACCGCGACGCAGCGACGTGTTCGAAAATGTGCCCTGGAATCGAGACGGAGCTTTTCTATCAAGACATCTCGAATACCGAAGCCGCAAACATGATCTCGGCCTCGACCGGTGCGCCCTACAGCGCCATGCAGAATGCCTTTGCCTACAAGAACCGCGCGCCCGGCCAAAAGTCCCCCTGTTCCTGCAATCTCTCCGCCTATTACGAGAACATGCGCAAGAATCAGGCGATCATCGACCCGCCGAGGAAAGGCTCGATTACGAATATCAAGACGAAGCCGCGATCGGGCGCCGCATCCACGCCTGCCCCGCAGCCGCAGGTGCCGGACCGCCCTTATGACCCGGCCAACAGCAAAGTCCGCCAGGTCGGTCCGCAGTTCCTCGCCGGCGATCAGGGCGCGATCGATCTCAAGAACCCCGCAACGCCCGGACCGCAGCCGCAGCAGAACTGA